In Rhodococcus rhodochrous, a single genomic region encodes these proteins:
- a CDS encoding CaiB/BaiF CoA transferase family protein — MSTHPTGPAPLAGIKVLDLSKILAGPYATMSFADLGADVTKVEHPDGGDPTRVWGPPFVGDDATYYLAVNRGKKSVTIDLKSEEGQRIVHRMLADTDVVVENFKPGSGLQKIFDHRALSEQHPHLIVLHISAFGDEGPLADQAGYDMVAQAAGGLMSLTGEPGGAPMKAGYAMGDLGAALFGVIGVLAALVERARTGRGQYVTTSLFECQLAMHVNWATNYFATQERPHALGSAHPNLAPYQAYPASDGYFVVAVGNDGLWEKLCVALERPELATDPRFLRNRDRIAHRSELDEVLTAAFATGTVQHWCRVLEEHGVPVSPIRHLDEIYNDPHTAAIGMVGTVDHASGPLEQIAFPVNFGGVRPPLRSAPPLHGEHTDEILAGYQEVPLPS, encoded by the coding sequence ATGAGCACGCATCCCACCGGCCCGGCCCCGCTCGCCGGCATCAAGGTCCTCGACCTGTCGAAGATCCTCGCCGGACCGTACGCGACCATGTCGTTCGCCGATCTCGGCGCCGATGTCACCAAAGTCGAGCACCCCGACGGCGGTGACCCCACCCGAGTGTGGGGGCCACCCTTCGTCGGCGACGACGCCACCTACTACCTCGCGGTCAACCGCGGCAAGAAGTCGGTGACGATCGACCTGAAGTCGGAGGAAGGGCAGCGGATCGTGCACCGGATGCTCGCCGACACCGACGTCGTGGTCGAGAACTTCAAGCCCGGCAGCGGCCTGCAGAAGATCTTCGACCACCGCGCCCTGTCCGAACAGCACCCGCACCTGATCGTGCTGCACATCTCGGCCTTCGGTGACGAGGGCCCGCTCGCCGACCAGGCCGGTTACGACATGGTCGCCCAGGCCGCAGGCGGTCTGATGTCGCTGACCGGGGAACCCGGTGGCGCGCCGATGAAGGCCGGCTACGCGATGGGGGATCTCGGTGCGGCACTGTTCGGGGTGATCGGGGTGCTCGCCGCGCTGGTCGAACGCGCTCGCACCGGTCGCGGCCAGTACGTCACCACGTCGCTGTTCGAATGCCAGCTGGCGATGCACGTCAACTGGGCCACGAACTATTTCGCCACCCAGGAGCGACCGCACGCTCTGGGCTCTGCACACCCGAATCTCGCTCCCTACCAGGCATATCCGGCGAGTGATGGCTACTTCGTCGTCGCGGTCGGGAACGACGGATTGTGGGAGAAGCTGTGTGTGGCACTGGAAAGGCCGGAACTCGCGACCGATCCGCGGTTCCTCCGCAACCGTGATCGCATCGCACATCGCAGCGAACTCGACGAGGTGCTCACCGCGGCGTTCGCCACCGGGACCGTGCAGCACTGGTGCCGCGTCCTGGAAGAGCACGGCGTGCCGGTCTCCCCCATCCGGCACCTCGACGAGATCTACAACGACCCGCACACCGCCGCGATCGGCATGGTCGGCACCGTCGACCATGCGTCCGGACCTCTCGAACAGATCGCGTTCCCGGTCAATTTCGGAGGAGTACGACCGCCGCTGCGGTCGGCGCCGCCGCTGCACGGGGAACACACCGACGAGATCCTCGCGGGATATCAGGAGGTCCCCCTTCCGTCCTAG
- a CDS encoding Hsp70 family protein yields the protein MSWVLAVDFGTSNTSAAHRIGPDRVESLPLTHTSNLMPSSVYVDHTGAITTGDVAINQATVDPAGFVAYPKTHVAVGSVMVRGQDVPVAHTIASVLRTVYNQALPRHNNHPPAEVVLTHPEAWSQRELDVLRHAASLAGLGGSVSLISEPRAAAFYYSRQHDAKIVKGSTIAVFDFGGGTLDIAVLTATSEWTFEVIRAGGDNTLGGKNLDATVARWVDERLRDDDPDLAAWLRTPDGLDARRTLDDQIRRAKELLSEHPSATIRVTGNGADLTFTITRDEFEQLIEPQITRGVQLAAQVLRDAGVDRSSLQALYLTGGSSRIPYVHRRLSELGSIATLDDPKTVVAKGAAGFVAGGRTTEPAADLDTEVLRPDTPRPAAPRAGVPRPGTPAAQPNPAPARDVERSRPSRLLLIAGGAVLAVLVAAGAVFGLTRGGADDGTSAGAAVAPAVADDRSDTGAPPAATSDSVYRSESTDEVVELLPTKLLTGSSSCEKSGFSLEGALRVRCQISPNSNLGKALGMKPTDYESVSAYRDDQYARSNFIRLRDAKNDNTRVVSSDGTRIADYDHQPGGNSYFTVIDKSTGLVAEFSTTTERGEALLTELGWNA from the coding sequence ATGAGCTGGGTTCTGGCGGTCGATTTCGGCACGTCCAACACGTCGGCGGCGCACCGGATCGGCCCGGACCGGGTCGAATCACTGCCGCTGACCCACACCTCCAACCTCATGCCGTCCTCGGTGTACGTCGACCACACCGGGGCGATCACCACCGGCGACGTGGCCATCAACCAGGCCACCGTGGACCCGGCCGGGTTCGTCGCCTACCCCAAGACCCACGTCGCGGTCGGATCGGTGATGGTCCGCGGCCAGGACGTCCCCGTCGCCCACACCATCGCTTCGGTCCTGCGCACCGTCTACAACCAGGCGCTACCCCGGCACAACAACCATCCGCCGGCGGAGGTCGTGCTCACCCACCCCGAGGCCTGGTCCCAGCGCGAACTCGATGTGCTGCGGCACGCCGCATCCCTGGCCGGACTCGGCGGCAGCGTCTCGCTGATCTCCGAACCCCGAGCCGCGGCGTTCTACTACTCGCGTCAGCACGACGCGAAGATCGTCAAGGGCTCGACGATCGCAGTGTTCGACTTCGGTGGCGGTACCCTCGACATCGCCGTACTCACCGCGACGAGCGAGTGGACCTTCGAGGTCATCCGGGCCGGCGGCGACAACACCCTCGGCGGCAAGAACCTCGACGCCACCGTCGCCCGCTGGGTCGACGAACGCCTGCGCGACGACGACCCGGATCTCGCGGCGTGGTTGCGCACCCCGGACGGGCTCGATGCCCGCCGCACCCTCGACGATCAGATCCGCCGCGCCAAGGAACTGCTCTCCGAGCATCCCTCCGCGACGATCCGGGTCACCGGCAACGGCGCGGATCTGACCTTCACCATCACCCGCGACGAGTTCGAGCAGCTCATCGAACCGCAGATCACCCGCGGCGTGCAGCTCGCCGCCCAGGTGCTGCGCGATGCCGGGGTGGACCGGTCGAGTCTGCAGGCGCTGTATCTGACCGGCGGTTCCTCGCGGATCCCGTACGTGCATCGGCGGCTGTCCGAACTCGGGTCCATCGCCACCCTCGACGACCCGAAGACCGTCGTGGCCAAGGGCGCGGCCGGGTTCGTCGCCGGCGGACGCACCACCGAACCCGCCGCCGACCTCGACACCGAGGTGCTGCGACCGGACACTCCCCGCCCCGCAGCACCGCGAGCCGGTGTTCCGCGCCCGGGTACCCCGGCGGCACAACCGAACCCGGCACCGGCGCGCGACGTGGAGCGGTCACGACCGTCTCGGCTCCTGCTCATCGCCGGGGGTGCCGTGCTGGCGGTACTCGTCGCCGCCGGGGCGGTCTTCGGTCTGACCCGTGGCGGAGCCGACGACGGAACATCGGCCGGCGCCGCGGTCGCCCCCGCTGTGGCCGACGACAGGTCGGACACCGGCGCACCACCTGCGGCGACGTCGGATTCGGTCTATCGCAGCGAGAGCACCGACGAGGTGGTGGAACTGTTGCCGACCAAGTTGCTCACCGGGTCGAGTTCGTGCGAGAAGTCCGGCTTCTCCTTGGAGGGCGCCCTGCGGGTGCGGTGCCAGATCAGCCCCAACTCCAATCTCGGCAAGGCGCTGGGTATGAAGCCCACCGACTACGAATCGGTGTCGGCATACCGGGACGATCAGTACGCACGCTCGAACTTCATCCGGCTCCGCGACGCCAAGAACGACAACACCC
- a CDS encoding urease subunit alpha produces MEITRAEYAALYGPTVGDQVRLGDTDLWIQIEEDRTFGGEEAVFGGGKSIRESMAQGVTTRAEGAPDTVITNVIVLDWWGIVRADVGIRDGRIVALGRAGNPDIADGVHPRLQIGPSTDVISGEGRILTAGAFDSHVHLLSPSQIVEALATGITTIAGGGTGPSEGSKATTVTPGPWHLMQMHRALDALPVNVLLLGKGNTVSAEGLREQALAGAAGYKVHEDWGSTPAAIDAALRAADEHGLQVALHSDSLNEAGFVESTLAAIDGRSIHAFHVEGAGGGHAPDILSIAGLPHIIPGSTNPTLPHTINTVDEHLDMLMVCHHLNPAVPEDLAFAESRIRATTIAAEDILHDMGALSITSSDAQAMGRIGEVITRTWQVAHVMKNRRGELDGGMPADNERARRYVAKYTINPAIAHGVDHELGSIEVDKMADLVLWDPKFFGIRPSLVIKGGSIAWAALGDPNASIPTPQPVLQRPAFGDALAPHTSVSFVSPAALDDGLVERLGLRRRLLPLRPTRHIGKADMKQNDVLPCIEIRPDTFDIDIDGERVVPAPATELPLAQLYSMF; encoded by the coding sequence GTGGAGATCACACGCGCCGAGTACGCGGCACTGTACGGACCGACAGTCGGCGACCAGGTACGCCTGGGTGACACCGACCTGTGGATCCAGATCGAGGAGGACCGCACCTTCGGCGGCGAGGAAGCCGTCTTCGGTGGCGGCAAGTCCATCCGCGAATCGATGGCCCAGGGCGTGACGACCCGGGCCGAAGGTGCTCCCGACACCGTCATCACGAACGTGATCGTTCTGGACTGGTGGGGCATCGTGCGTGCCGACGTCGGTATCCGCGACGGTCGCATCGTCGCCCTCGGCCGCGCCGGTAACCCGGACATCGCCGACGGCGTGCACCCGAGGCTGCAGATCGGCCCGTCCACCGACGTCATCTCCGGTGAGGGGCGCATCCTCACCGCGGGTGCCTTCGACTCGCACGTGCACCTGCTGTCGCCGTCGCAGATCGTCGAGGCACTCGCCACCGGCATCACCACGATCGCCGGCGGTGGAACCGGTCCGTCCGAAGGATCGAAGGCCACCACCGTCACGCCGGGCCCGTGGCATCTGATGCAGATGCACCGCGCGCTCGACGCGCTGCCGGTGAACGTGCTGTTGCTCGGCAAGGGCAACACCGTCTCCGCCGAAGGACTGCGCGAACAGGCCCTCGCCGGGGCCGCCGGATACAAGGTGCACGAGGACTGGGGCTCCACACCGGCCGCGATCGATGCGGCATTGCGCGCGGCCGACGAGCACGGACTGCAGGTCGCGCTGCACTCGGACTCGCTCAACGAGGCGGGCTTCGTGGAGAGCACGCTCGCCGCGATCGACGGACGCTCGATCCACGCCTTCCACGTCGAAGGCGCCGGCGGCGGGCACGCCCCGGACATCCTGAGCATCGCCGGATTGCCGCACATCATCCCGGGCTCGACCAACCCGACGTTGCCGCACACGATCAACACCGTCGACGAGCACCTCGACATGCTGATGGTCTGCCATCACCTGAACCCCGCCGTCCCGGAGGACCTCGCGTTCGCCGAGTCCCGGATCCGGGCCACCACCATCGCGGCCGAGGACATCCTGCACGACATGGGTGCCCTGTCGATCACCTCGTCCGACGCCCAGGCGATGGGCCGCATCGGTGAGGTCATCACCCGCACGTGGCAGGTCGCGCACGTGATGAAGAACCGGCGCGGGGAGCTCGACGGCGGCATGCCCGCCGACAACGAACGGGCCCGCCGCTACGTCGCGAAGTACACGATCAACCCTGCGATCGCGCACGGCGTCGACCACGAACTCGGTTCGATCGAGGTCGACAAGATGGCCGATCTGGTCCTGTGGGATCCGAAGTTCTTCGGCATCCGGCCGTCGCTGGTCATCAAGGGCGGATCGATCGCCTGGGCCGCGCTCGGCGACCCCAACGCCTCGATCCCGACGCCGCAACCGGTGCTGCAGCGACCGGCGTTCGGCGATGCGCTCGCTCCGCACACGTCGGTGTCGTTCGTCTCCCCCGCCGCCCTCGACGACGGCCTGGTAGAACGACTCGGGTTGCGCCGCAGACTGTTGCCGCTGCGGCCGACCCGGCACATCGGCAAGGCCGACATGAAGCAGAACGACGTGTTGCCGTGCATCGAGATCCGCCCCGACACCTTCGACATCGACATCGACGGCGAGCGGGTCGTTCCGGCGCCAGCCACCGAACTGCCGCTCGCGCAGCTGTATTCGATGTTCTGA
- the grpE gene encoding nucleotide exchange factor GrpE, whose protein sequence is MSPQIRERIDEMIAAADVAAEGPERAAATARLADLGVERLTVEPGTRFDPSRHRAVAVTPAVAPAEANRVAAMIRPGWCHEGQILRYVEVRVEVPPAQCPAPGAS, encoded by the coding sequence ATGTCACCGCAGATCCGTGAACGGATCGACGAAATGATCGCGGCAGCGGATGTCGCAGCGGAGGGGCCGGAGCGCGCCGCCGCGACCGCACGACTCGCCGATCTGGGGGTCGAACGTCTGACCGTCGAGCCCGGTACGCGGTTCGATCCGAGCCGTCACCGTGCGGTGGCGGTGACGCCGGCAGTAGCACCGGCGGAGGCGAACCGGGTCGCCGCGATGATCCGGCCCGGCTGGTGTCACGAAGGGCAGATCCTGCGCTACGTCGAGGTGCGGGTGGAGGTTCCGCCGGCGCAGTGCCCCGCTCCGGGGGCGTCGTGA
- a CDS encoding urease accessory protein UreD — translation MSRTTIRIDRAPGRARLTLRAGMLVPRTVEVGPDHARVALVAAGALLLGGDSVTVDVHVDAGCTLELQDIGGTVAYDADNRLSRWDVRITVAEGGTLVWDTYPFVIATGARVHRATRIELASGAATSMRETLVLGRHGETGGALRSRTSVVLDRRPLFVEELYAHGAFPEPGILGSARVHDVIATYGRRAEGDGVVQLEGPGSLLRFLGADAHSSPLESTWRSWRSTHVHPSILEGSLTHARP, via the coding sequence ATGTCCCGCACCACGATCCGTATCGACCGCGCACCGGGCCGCGCACGCCTGACCCTGCGGGCGGGCATGCTCGTCCCCCGCACGGTCGAGGTCGGTCCGGACCACGCGCGGGTCGCCCTCGTCGCCGCCGGCGCGTTGTTGCTCGGTGGTGACTCGGTGACCGTCGACGTCCACGTCGACGCCGGATGCACGCTCGAACTGCAGGACATCGGTGGCACCGTCGCCTACGACGCCGACAACCGGCTGTCCCGGTGGGACGTGCGGATCACCGTCGCCGAGGGCGGCACCCTCGTATGGGACACCTACCCGTTCGTGATCGCCACCGGCGCCCGCGTGCACCGCGCCACTCGGATCGAACTCGCCTCCGGCGCGGCCACGAGCATGCGGGAGACGCTCGTCCTCGGGCGCCACGGAGAAACCGGAGGTGCGCTCCGCAGCCGTACCTCGGTGGTCCTCGATCGTCGTCCCCTCTTCGTCGAGGAGTTGTACGCGCACGGTGCGTTCCCCGAACCCGGGATCCTCGGTTCCGCGCGGGTGCACGACGTCATCGCAACCTACGGACGACGCGCCGAGGGCGACGGTGTCGTCCAACTCGAAGGACCCGGCAGCCTGCTGCGGTTCCTCGGCGCCGACGCCCACTCCTCGCCGCTCGAGTCGACCTGGCGCTCCTGGCGCTCCACACACGTTCACCCGTCCATCCTCGAAGGGAGTCTCACCCATGCACGTCCCTGA
- the ureG gene encoding urease accessory protein UreG codes for MPEHTTTRSLRLGVAGPVGTGKSSLIATICRTLASELQLGVITNDIYTDEDARFLRSAGVLDPERIRAVETGACPHTAIRDDVTMNLLAVEDLERDFAPLDVVLVESGGDNLTATFSPALVDAQIFVLDVAGGGDVARKGGPGISRADLLVVNKTDLSPYVGVDVPQMVADAEKAREGGPVLALSRTDAASVQALGDWVREMLAAHRAGSHTPVDPGPMAPHFHADEDDDHDHGHGHGHGHGHGHGHGHSHDHAVAHSHD; via the coding sequence GTGCCTGAACACACCACCACCCGTTCGCTCCGTCTCGGCGTCGCCGGTCCCGTCGGCACGGGCAAGAGCTCGCTCATCGCGACCATCTGCCGCACCCTCGCGTCCGAGCTGCAGCTCGGCGTGATCACCAACGACATCTACACCGACGAGGACGCCCGCTTCCTCCGCTCGGCCGGCGTGCTCGATCCCGAGCGCATCCGCGCGGTGGAGACCGGTGCGTGCCCGCACACCGCAATCCGCGACGACGTGACCATGAACCTGCTGGCCGTCGAGGATCTCGAACGCGACTTCGCGCCGCTCGACGTGGTGCTGGTGGAGAGCGGCGGCGACAACCTCACCGCGACCTTCTCCCCCGCGCTCGTCGACGCGCAGATCTTCGTGCTCGACGTCGCCGGTGGTGGCGACGTCGCCCGCAAGGGTGGTCCCGGCATCAGCCGCGCCGACCTGCTCGTGGTGAACAAGACCGATCTCTCCCCGTATGTGGGTGTCGACGTGCCCCAGATGGTCGCCGACGCCGAGAAGGCCCGCGAGGGCGGACCGGTGCTGGCGCTGTCCCGGACCGACGCCGCATCGGTGCAGGCGCTCGGTGACTGGGTGCGCGAGATGCTGGCAGCCCACCGCGCCGGGTCGCACACCCCTGTCGATCCCGGTCCGATGGCTCCGCACTTCCACGCCGACGAGGACGACGACCACGATCACGGCCATGGGCACGGGCACGGGCACGGGCACGGGCACGGGCACGGGCACAGCCACGATCACGCCGTCGCACACTCGCACGACTGA
- a CDS encoding energy-coupling factor ABC transporter permease, which translates to MHVPDHFLPMGATAPAAAIATGAVVLAATAGRPRITTRDTLLAGTTAAMIFGAQMVNYPIAGGVSGHLIGGALATALLGPRLALLAMTAVVGVQALLFGDGGINALGVNVLLMAVLPVLVTAAVRIGAERLGLGKLTRTTAAISAGLSVPVSAAVLGVAYTATVGTGAAAAFIGELTAVHLAIGLGEALITAAVLSAVTAFAPGVAAWDTRPSVTPVAVRRGFAAIGGLGVVSACALALVASGNPDGLEHIVGAYSLPVGDAAFAGLPGLADYGTLSGTEFLAALAGLAATAVLGAALAAMGRRTPVRQGV; encoded by the coding sequence ATGCACGTCCCTGACCATTTCCTCCCCATGGGCGCCACCGCGCCGGCCGCGGCGATCGCCACCGGTGCGGTCGTCCTGGCCGCCACCGCCGGGCGCCCGCGCATCACGACCCGGGACACCCTTCTCGCGGGCACGACCGCAGCGATGATCTTCGGCGCCCAGATGGTCAACTACCCCATCGCCGGTGGCGTCAGCGGCCATCTCATCGGCGGCGCGCTCGCGACCGCGCTCCTCGGGCCCCGGCTCGCCCTTCTCGCGATGACCGCCGTGGTCGGCGTGCAGGCATTGCTGTTCGGAGACGGCGGCATCAACGCCCTCGGGGTGAACGTGCTGCTGATGGCGGTGCTGCCTGTGCTCGTCACCGCCGCCGTCCGCATCGGCGCCGAGCGACTCGGCCTCGGGAAGCTGACGCGGACCACCGCCGCCATCAGCGCCGGTCTGTCCGTGCCGGTGAGTGCCGCGGTGCTCGGCGTCGCGTACACGGCTACCGTCGGAACCGGTGCCGCAGCAGCGTTCATCGGCGAACTGACCGCGGTCCACCTGGCCATCGGTCTCGGTGAAGCCCTCATCACCGCCGCCGTGCTGAGCGCCGTGACGGCGTTCGCGCCCGGCGTCGCCGCGTGGGACACACGGCCCTCCGTCACCCCCGTTGCCGTCCGACGTGGTTTCGCGGCGATCGGCGGTCTGGGCGTGGTCAGCGCCTGCGCGCTGGCGCTCGTCGCGTCCGGCAACCCCGACGGTCTCGAGCACATCGTCGGCGCCTATTCGCTGCCGGTCGGTGACGCTGCCTTCGCCGGTCTTCCCGGCCTGGCCGACTACGGCACGCTCAGCGGAACCGAATTCCTCGCGGCACTGGCCGGCCTCGCCGCCACCGCGGTGCTCGGCGCCGCCCTCGCCGCGATGGGCCGCCGCACGCCGGTCCGTCAGGGCGTGTAA
- the ureB gene encoding urease subunit beta, with amino-acid sequence MASGPTSGPGAIRVAEGSLTLNADRSDDERITLVFLNTGDRPIQIGSHIHLPDANAALEFDRERAQGFRLDIPSGTSQRFEPGSSRELGAVALRGRRVVPGIQVRKQED; translated from the coding sequence ATGGCATCCGGACCGACTTCGGGACCCGGAGCGATTCGCGTCGCCGAGGGCTCCCTCACCCTCAACGCGGACCGCTCCGACGACGAGCGCATCACCCTCGTCTTCCTCAACACCGGTGATCGTCCCATCCAGATCGGCTCGCACATCCACCTGCCGGACGCGAACGCGGCCCTCGAATTCGACCGCGAACGCGCGCAGGGCTTCCGCCTGGACATCCCGTCGGGGACCTCGCAGCGCTTCGAACCCGGCAGCAGCCGCGAACTGGGCGCCGTCGCCCTGCGCGGACGACGCGTCGTACCCGGCATCCAGGTGCGGAAGCAGGAGGACTGA
- a CDS encoding urease subunit gamma, with amino-acid sequence MQLTPADTEKLLLAVAGMVARDRRDRGVRLNYPEAVALLSTWVIERAREGADVADLMVKGREVLARDEVMDGVAEMLTDVQVEATFPDGRKLVTIHHPIS; translated from the coding sequence ATGCAGCTGACTCCCGCCGACACCGAGAAACTCCTTCTGGCCGTCGCCGGCATGGTGGCGCGCGACCGGCGGGACCGCGGCGTCCGACTGAACTATCCCGAAGCCGTTGCCCTGTTGTCCACCTGGGTGATCGAACGGGCACGCGAAGGCGCCGACGTCGCCGACCTCATGGTGAAGGGACGCGAGGTCCTCGCCCGCGACGAGGTCATGGACGGCGTCGCCGAGATGCTGACCGACGTGCAGGTCGAGGCCACTTTCCCGGACGGACGCAAGCTCGTCACGATCCACCACCCGATTTCCTGA
- a CDS encoding urease accessory protein UreF, translating to MLPDTLSPTTVLLLLADGRAPVGGNVNSGGLEPALQGGMSPTEVRRFLVARLRTSAAVEAGVAVVTRHAVDSDAGTAPALRIDEIEDHWAARTPGPAQRDASRLLARGYLRLARNLWPSTVLDDLDARTPRPSRGLVVGAIAALARIPAIDTARLVLYEEAQAIVAAFLKLHPTDPAIGSRWALEACAHLEPLIAELSALTDPADIPATGGPQTELWAEAHASAPERLFRA from the coding sequence ATGTTGCCCGACACTCTATCCCCCACCACGGTGCTGCTCCTTCTCGCGGACGGGCGCGCGCCGGTCGGCGGGAACGTCAACTCGGGTGGGCTCGAACCCGCGCTCCAGGGTGGGATGTCGCCGACCGAGGTGCGCCGCTTCCTCGTCGCACGGTTGCGCACCTCGGCGGCAGTCGAGGCCGGCGTCGCCGTGGTCACCCGGCACGCCGTGGACTCCGATGCCGGAACCGCCCCAGCGCTCCGGATCGACGAGATCGAGGACCACTGGGCGGCGCGCACTCCGGGCCCGGCCCAACGCGACGCGTCCCGGTTGCTGGCCCGCGGTTACCTGCGACTGGCCCGGAACCTGTGGCCCTCCACCGTTCTCGACGACCTCGACGCCCGGACCCCGCGACCGTCGCGGGGACTGGTCGTCGGGGCCATCGCGGCGCTCGCGCGCATCCCGGCGATCGACACCGCGCGACTGGTGCTGTACGAGGAGGCGCAGGCGATCGTCGCGGCCTTCCTCAAACTGCACCCCACCGACCCGGCCATCGGTTCGCGATGGGCACTCGAGGCCTGCGCTCATCTCGAACCTCTCATCGCCGAGCTGTCCGCCCTCACCGATCCGGCGGACATCCCGGCCACCGGTGGCCCCCAGACCGAACTGTGGGCCGAAGCCCACGCATCCGCTCCAGAAAGGCTGTTCCGTGCCTGA
- a CDS encoding VCBS repeat-containing protein, translating into MATNSFPGSSSSNADRAASQSTASDRADSSYGSQSSYDGNSSYGSSSADQSGSTSYESYERYERYDSSGSSSSDSSYGSASNSGASSSAGSASSASDRAAAENTESTSRVTSGSASTEPVVLDEYTLGDGTRVADVDTDGDGRVDLSLVDYDGDGRTDAQISDSDGDGNADLIEFDRDGDGYIDAAAGDLDGDGRLDLAVFDEDGDGEVDVVVDLHTGAVDFDGDGIADDYVDVSAFDTGSESTDTGSDLV; encoded by the coding sequence ATGGCTACCAACTCCTTCCCCGGCAGCAGCTCCTCGAACGCCGACCGTGCCGCGTCGCAGTCCACCGCCAGCGACCGCGCCGACTCGTCGTACGGCTCGCAGTCCTCCTACGACGGCAACTCCTCCTACGGCTCGTCCTCGGCCGACCAGTCGGGATCGACGAGCTATGAGTCCTACGAGCGTTACGAGCGGTACGACAGCTCCGGCTCCTCGAGCTCGGACTCGTCCTACGGCTCGGCGAGCAACTCGGGTGCGTCGAGCTCCGCCGGGTCGGCCTCCTCGGCCTCCGATCGCGCCGCTGCGGAGAACACCGAGTCCACCTCGCGCGTGACCTCCGGCTCCGCCTCCACCGAGCCGGTCGTGCTCGACGAGTACACCCTCGGTGACGGCACCCGCGTCGCCGACGTCGATACGGACGGAGACGGCCGGGTCGACCTGTCGCTGGTGGACTACGACGGCGACGGCAGGACCGATGCGCAGATCAGCGACTCCGACGGCGACGGCAATGCCGACCTGATCGAGTTCGATCGCGACGGTGACGGTTACATCGACGCCGCCGCCGGTGATCTCGACGGCGACGGCCGGCTCGATCTGGCCGTCTTCGACGAGGACGGCGACGGCGAGGTCGACGTGGTGGTGGACCTGCACACCGGTGCGGTCGACTTCGACGGTGACGGCATCGCCGACGACTACGTCGACGTCTCGGCCTTCGACACCGGGTCCGAGTCGACCGACACCGGTTCCGATCTGGTCTGA